A genomic region of Cannabis sativa cultivar Pink pepper isolate KNU-18-1 chromosome 1, ASM2916894v1, whole genome shotgun sequence contains the following coding sequences:
- the LOC115706329 gene encoding protein NSP-INTERACTING KINASE 2 has product MPLIILLFFLFPSLSLSSLSELPALMALKASLDPKNQFLKSWTPHSDPCSGAFEGVACNDQGRVANISLQGKGLWGEIPGTVAELRSLTGLYLHFNSLNGNIPKELTTLSQLTDLYLNVNNLSGEIPIGFGNMPNLQVLQLCYNRLTGSIPIQLRNLKKLSVLALQYNQLTGAIPATLGELKTLTRLDLSFNKLFGSVPAKLVEAPMLKVLDIRNNSLSGTIPQVFKSLGGGFQYEKNPNLCGVGFHELQVCTASSEGWDPNRPEPYQPGNFSANSFPNSTSNHSTKDLPESVNLESNCSGAKCSKPSKSPQIGVVLGVTGLFVAFVVSGLFSFSWYRRQKQKIGSTFDPSDSRLSTDQVKEVYRKSASPLISLEYSNGWDPFAKGSGGFSQEVLESFMFNLEEVERATQCFSEVNLLGKSSFSATYRGVLRDGSVVAIKCIAKTSCNSDEAAFLKGLKMLTSLKHENLVKLRGFCCSRGRGECFLVYDFVPKGSLLQYLDIKEGTDLVLEWATRVSIITGVAKGIAYLHGSKGKKSAIVHQNISAENVLIDNNYKPMISDSGLHKLLADDIIFSMLKASAAMGYLAPEYTNTGRFTGKSDVYAFGMIIFQILTGKQKITQSVRQGAESCSFEDFIDQNLAGKFSESEATKLAKLALLCTHESFNHRPSMECVVQELSGLVVS; this is encoded by the exons ATGCCTCTAATAATCTTATTATTCTTCCTCTTTCcctcactctctctttcttctctttctGAGCTCCCTGCTTTAATGGCCTTGAAAGCCTCTCTTGACCCCAAAAACCAGTTTTTGAAATCGTGGACTCCTCACTCTGATCCTTGCAGTGGAGCTTTTGAAGGCGTGGCTTGCAATGACCAAGGTCGTGTGGCTAATATCTCTCTGCAAGGAAAAGGTCTCTGGGGTGAAATACCAGGGACTGTGGCTGAGCTTCGAAGCTTGACGGGTCTTTACTTGCATTTCAATTCTTTGAATGGGAATATTCCCAAGGAGCTTACGACTTTAAGCCAGCTAACTGATTTGTATCTCAATGTCAATAATCTTTCTGGGGAAATCCCAATTGGGTTTGGAAACATGCCTAATCTTCAAG TTCTGCAGCTGTGTTATAATAGATTGACTGGGAGTATACCAATTCAACTTCGAAATCTGAAGAAGCTTAGTGTTCTTGCTCTTCAATATAATCAACTAACTGGTGCAATTCCTGCAACTTTGGGTGAACTGAAGACACTAACAAGGTTGGATTTGAGCTTTAACAAACTATTTGGTTCTGTTCCTGCAAAATTAGTTGAGGCTCCCATGTTAAAAGTCCTTGACATCAGGAACAATTCTCTGTCCGGTACCATTCCACAAG TTTTTAAAAGCCTAGGGGGAGGATTCCAATACGAAAAGAACCCAAACTTGTGTGGAGTTGGGTTTCATGAATTGCAAGTTTGCACAGCTAGTAGTGAAGGTTGGGACCCCAACAGGCCAGAACCATATCAACCTGGTAATTTTTCTGCCAACAGTTTCCCAAACTCAACAAGTAACCATTCCACAAAAGACCTACCCGAGTCTGTAAATTTAGAGTCGAATTGCAGTGGAGCTAAGTGTTCAAAGCCATCTAAGTCTCCTCAAATAGGTGTAGTTTTGGGGGTTACTGGACTTTTTGTTGCATTTGTTGTTTCTGGTCTTTTCTCATTCTCATGGTACCGCCgccaaaaacagaaaattggAAGTACTTTCGACCCATCAGATAGTCGGCTTAGCACTGATCAGGTGAAGGAAGTTTACAGGAAGAGTGCATCTCCCCTCATCAGTCTGGAATACTCGAACGGATGGGACCCTTTTGCTAAAGGTAGCGGTGGATTCTCTCAGGAAGTACTCGAAAGCTTCATGTTCAATCTAGAAGAAGTGGAGCGCGCAACACAGTGCTTCTCTGAAGTGAATTTGCTGGGAAAAAGCAGTTTCTCCGCCACCTACCGGGGAGTCCTGAGAGATGGATCGGTTGTTGCCATAAAATGCATTGCGAAGACAAGCTGTAACTCGGACGAAGCTGCATTCCTGAAGGGATTGAAGATGTTAACATCATTGAAACATGAAAATCTTGTTAAGTTGAGAGGTTTTTGCTGTTCAAGAGGAAGGGGAGAGTGTTTTCTTGTCTATGATTTTGTCCCGAAAGGAAGTCTGTTGCAGTATCTTGACATTAAGGAAGGCACTGATTTGGTTCTTGAATGGGCAACTAGAGTATCTATCATCACTGGTGTTGCCAAAG GTATTGCATATTTGCATGGAAGTAAGGGAAAAAAGTCTGCTATAGTTCACCAGAATATCTCAGCGGAGAATGTGCTCATTGACAACAACTATAAGCCGATGATCTCGGATTCGGGACTACACAAACTCCTTGCAGACGATATCATCTTCTCCATGCTGAAAGCCAGTGCCGCCATGGGATACCTGGCTCCTGAGTACACAAACACCGGTCGCTTCACTGGAAAAAGCGATGTATATGCATTTGGTATGATCATATTTCAAATTCTAACTGGAAAACAGAAAATAACCCAATCAGTTCGCCAAGGCGCAGAGTCATGCAGTTTTGAAGACTTCATTGATCAAAACCTCGCTGGGAAGTTTTCAGAATCTGAGGCAACGAAGCTTGCTAAACTAGCTCTGCTTTGTACACATGAATCTTTCAACCACAGGCCTTCAATGGAATGTGTTGTTCAAGAGTTAAGCGGGTTAGTAGTGAGTTAA